The following are from one region of the Bacteroidales bacterium genome:
- a CDS encoding serine hydrolase, with the protein MRFGRISKYFAALLLIIPAFFIQSTTIEKKHNKEAKRSNINYTDTDSWVDSLMNTMTDDEKLGQLFMAAAYPNQGKANIDHLTSVINKYNIGGLIFFKGGPVSQAKLTNYYQSISKIPVMIAGDYEWGLSMRLDSTVKYPRQMMLGAIQNDILIYEFGVEIARQCKRLGININFAPVIDVNNNANNPVINSRSFGEIKENVAKKGLAYMVGLQDNGILATGKHFPGHGDTDVDSHKDLPIIKHSINRLDSIELYPFKELINSGLGAIMMAHLHIPSLDSEENRPSSLSEPIVTELLKNKINFDGLIFTDALGMQGVSKYYEPGETEVAALIAGVDVLLMPENIPIAFEKIKKAIKKGKLSQKDIDERCRKILTVKNRFGLNNYKPVEIKNIYNDLNTEDAKLLNRKLIESSLTLALNKDNIIPFKNLDKDKIASISVGNGYISNFQKRLAMYDDVSNFAVNKGSEMSVFNKQLNKLSKYDKVVVSIHKMSNNPPYFGVNGNTVEFVRKLSLKTKVILVLFGNPYALKRFKEPENLKAVLVSYNDWQLTRDLSAQLLFGGITSQGQLPVSAGDLFPAGKGDLVIKKRLGYSDAFSLGLNTDTLLKIDSVIKDAIIQNATPGATVMAVRNGTVFYYKSWGYHTYAKKHKTNNFDIYDLASITKIASTLPSLMKLYEEKKIDINKKLSEYMPVLIGTNKENIIIKDILAHQAKLKPWIPFYITTYKDQENNILNNTIYSKYKNDKFSVKVADNLYITKSYRDTIYQKIYNSELRTKKKYKYSDLGFILFHKMIEDLTKEQQEDYVRENFYNKLGANTLGYLPLEHYSKNDIVPTENDNFFRKQLIQGYVHDYAAAMTGNVNGHAGIFSNANDLAKLLQMYLGYGKYGGERYLNKRTIKLFSTCVFCKTGNRRGLGFDKPLRPTGGPSSQFASDESFGHSGFTGALVWIDPKYDFIYIFLSNRIHPTSENNKLLKMDVRTKVQDLFYKSFPDLDTLKTTANLQ; encoded by the coding sequence ATGAGATTTGGAAGAATAAGTAAATATTTTGCTGCATTATTATTAATAATACCTGCTTTTTTCATACAAAGTACAACTATTGAAAAAAAACATAACAAAGAAGCAAAAAGAAGTAACATTAATTATACTGATACAGATTCATGGGTTGATTCCCTTATGAATACAATGACTGATGATGAAAAATTAGGTCAATTGTTTATGGCTGCAGCATACCCGAATCAAGGAAAAGCAAATATTGATCATCTTACATCTGTTATAAATAAATACAATATCGGCGGATTGATTTTTTTTAAAGGAGGTCCTGTTTCTCAAGCAAAATTAACAAACTATTATCAGTCAATTTCAAAAATCCCTGTAATGATTGCAGGAGATTATGAATGGGGATTATCAATGAGGCTTGACAGTACTGTTAAGTACCCGAGACAAATGATGTTGGGTGCAATACAGAACGATATATTAATATATGAATTCGGTGTAGAAATTGCAAGACAATGCAAACGTTTGGGCATTAATATAAATTTTGCACCTGTTATTGATGTTAATAATAATGCAAATAATCCGGTTATCAACAGCAGATCATTTGGAGAAATAAAAGAAAATGTTGCTAAAAAAGGATTAGCATACATGGTTGGCTTGCAAGATAACGGAATACTTGCCACCGGAAAACATTTTCCCGGACACGGTGATACAGATGTTGATTCTCATAAAGATTTACCGATTATCAAACATTCGATAAACCGTCTTGACTCTATTGAACTTTACCCTTTTAAAGAGCTTATAAATTCGGGATTGGGAGCTATTATGATGGCTCATTTGCATATTCCTTCATTAGATTCAGAAGAAAACAGACCTTCAAGTCTTTCAGAACCAATTGTAACAGAACTGTTAAAAAATAAAATAAATTTTGACGGTTTAATTTTTACTGATGCTCTCGGTATGCAAGGTGTAAGTAAATATTATGAACCCGGAGAAACAGAAGTAGCGGCATTAATTGCAGGTGTTGATGTTTTGCTTATGCCCGAAAATATTCCGATTGCTTTTGAGAAGATCAAAAAAGCAATTAAAAAAGGAAAGTTATCACAAAAAGATATTGATGAAAGATGCAGGAAAATTTTAACTGTAAAAAACCGATTTGGATTAAATAACTACAAACCTGTTGAAATAAAAAATATTTATAATGATCTTAATACTGAAGATGCAAAATTACTCAACAGAAAGCTAATAGAATCATCCTTAACACTTGCTTTAAATAAAGATAATATTATTCCTTTTAAAAATCTTGATAAGGATAAAATTGCCTCAATATCAGTAGGGAACGGCTATATCAGCAACTTCCAAAAAAGATTGGCAATGTATGATGATGTATCAAACTTTGCCGTAAACAAAGGTTCAGAAATGAGCGTTTTCAATAAACAATTAAATAAATTATCAAAATATGATAAAGTTGTTGTGAGCATTCACAAAATGAGCAACAATCCGCCATATTTCGGAGTAAACGGCAATACTGTCGAATTTGTAAGGAAATTATCATTAAAAACAAAAGTAATATTAGTGCTTTTCGGCAATCCTTATGCTTTAAAAAGATTCAAAGAACCCGAAAACTTAAAAGCTGTTTTAGTTTCCTATAACGATTGGCAACTTACACGTGATCTTTCTGCACAATTGTTATTCGGGGGCATCACATCTCAAGGACAACTTCCTGTTTCAGCAGGCGATCTGTTCCCTGCCGGTAAAGGTGATTTAGTTATAAAAAAGAGACTTGGATATTCTGATGCTTTCAGTTTAGGTTTAAATACTGATACATTACTGAAAATTGACTCTGTAATAAAAGATGCAATTATTCAAAATGCAACTCCCGGAGCAACCGTAATGGCTGTAAGGAACGGAACCGTATTTTATTATAAATCATGGGGATATCATACATATGCAAAAAAACACAAAACAAATAATTTTGATATTTATGATCTTGCATCCATAACCAAAATTGCTTCTACTCTACCCTCATTAATGAAATTGTATGAAGAAAAAAAGATTGATATAAATAAAAAACTGTCTGAATATATGCCGGTATTAATCGGCACAAATAAGGAAAACATTATAATTAAAGATATACTGGCTCATCAGGCCAAATTAAAACCTTGGATACCATTTTATATTACAACATACAAAGATCAGGAAAACAATATATTGAATAATACGATTTATTCAAAATATAAAAATGATAAGTTCTCTGTAAAAGTTGCAGATAATCTATATATCACCAAATCATACAGAGATACAATTTATCAAAAGATATATAATTCTGAACTAAGAACAAAAAAGAAATATAAATACAGTGATCTCGGCTTTATTTTATTTCATAAAATGATTGAAGACCTTACAAAAGAACAGCAAGAAGATTACGTTAGAGAAAATTTCTATAATAAATTAGGTGCAAACACACTGGGGTACTTGCCTTTAGAACATTACTCAAAAAATGATATTGTTCCTACTGAAAATGACAACTTTTTCAGGAAACAATTGATTCAAGGATATGTTCATGATTATGCTGCTGCCATGACCGGTAATGTAAACGGACATGCAGGAATATTTTCAAATGCAAATGATCTTGCAAAATTGCTGCAAATGTATTTGGGATACGGAAAATACGGTGGTGAGCGTTATTTAAATAAAAGAACAATAAAGTTATTTTCAACATGTGTTTTTTGTAAAACAGGCAACAGAAGAGGGCTGGGTTTTGACAAGCCGTTAAGACCGACAGGCGGACCGTCTTCACAATTTGCATCCGATGAAAGTTTCGGACATTCAGGATTTACCGGTGCTTTAGTTTGGATAGATCCTAAATATGATTTTATTTATATCTTTCTTTCAAATCGTATTCATCCTACAAGTGAAAATAACAAATTACTGAAAATGGATGTAAGAACAAAAGTACAAGATCTGTTTTATAAATCATTTCCTGATTTGGATACATTAAAAACTACAGCAAATTTACAGTAA
- a CDS encoding S8 family peptidase, protein MRHLKYISILIMFFCFFDAYAQNNNKISDALIKNIGINKNNTEFTVWIFFTDKGSDLKSKINTAEDNLSKRSIQRRQKLIKNGPVVDYYDIPVEENYIEQVIPFINKLRHQSRWLNAISAEVSRENLEQIAKYSFVKKIDIVRKGKYDERYIANKKITSIYNTKSSMYNLDYGSSLTQLEQINVPVVHDLGYSGNGIIICVLDAGFNNLEHQVFTSMDIAGQRDFVNNDGNVDDEDDMGSGSHGTKTLSTIGGFYEGELIGPAYGATYLLAKTENTDSETQIEEDNWVAGAEWADAHGADITSTSLGYVNFDDGTGYSPAELDGNTAIITIAADIAAGKGILVVNSAGNSGNGTTTINAPSDGDSVLAVGAVYSDGTRTTFSSVGPSGDGRIKPEVMAMGSGVYVADTNGNYYRTSSGTSFSCPLTAGAAALLWEMIPTANNMEIFNALKITANNASSPNNQYGWGIIDVYAAFEYLFQNISNSLYISPNPSGNFINIRSIDINEKINEVMIYNISGQVQKHYNNITNSRINISKLKPGIYLCKVISTKQTSVLKFVIAR, encoded by the coding sequence ATGAGGCATTTAAAATACATTTCCATATTAATTATGTTTTTTTGTTTTTTCGATGCTTATGCACAAAATAATAATAAAATTTCCGATGCTTTAATTAAAAACATCGGTATAAATAAAAACAATACGGAATTTACTGTATGGATATTCTTTACCGATAAAGGGTCTGATTTAAAATCAAAAATTAATACTGCTGAAGATAACTTGTCAAAAAGATCAATACAAAGAAGGCAAAAACTGATAAAAAACGGACCTGTTGTCGATTATTATGACATCCCGGTTGAAGAAAACTATATTGAGCAAGTAATACCTTTTATTAATAAATTAAGACATCAATCAAGATGGTTAAATGCAATATCAGCAGAAGTTTCAAGAGAAAATTTAGAGCAAATCGCAAAATATAGTTTTGTTAAAAAGATTGATATTGTAAGGAAAGGAAAGTATGATGAAAGGTATATTGCAAATAAAAAGATAACTTCAATTTATAATACAAAATCAAGCATGTACAATTTAGATTACGGTTCTTCTCTGACTCAATTAGAACAGATAAATGTTCCTGTTGTACATGACCTCGGTTACAGCGGTAACGGAATAATTATTTGTGTATTAGATGCCGGTTTCAATAATTTGGAACATCAAGTATTCACAAGCATGGATATTGCCGGTCAACGGGATTTTGTAAATAATGACGGAAATGTTGATGATGAAGACGATATGGGAAGCGGAAGTCACGGCACTAAAACATTAAGTACTATCGGCGGTTTTTATGAAGGAGAATTAATCGGACCCGCTTATGGTGCAACATATTTATTGGCTAAAACTGAAAACACAGATTCAGAAACACAAATTGAAGAAGATAATTGGGTTGCAGGTGCAGAATGGGCTGATGCACATGGAGCCGATATAACTTCTACATCATTGGGCTATGTTAATTTTGATGACGGAACAGGATATTCTCCGGCTGAGCTTGACGGTAATACTGCAATTATTACCATTGCTGCTGATATTGCAGCCGGCAAAGGAATTCTCGTTGTAAATTCTGCCGGTAACAGCGGCAACGGAACAACAACAATTAATGCCCCTTCTGACGGAGACAGTGTATTAGCAGTAGGAGCAGTATATTCTGACGGTACAAGAACTACTTTCAGTTCAGTAGGACCTTCAGGTGACGGACGTATCAAACCCGAAGTTATGGCAATGGGCTCAGGCGTTTATGTAGCGGATACCAACGGAAATTATTACAGAACTTCAAGCGGCACCTCATTTTCTTGTCCTTTAACAGCAGGGGCGGCTGCTTTATTATGGGAAATGATTCCAACAGCAAATAATATGGAAATATTTAATGCACTAAAAATAACAGCAAATAATGCAAGTTCACCTAATAATCAATACGGTTGGGGCATTATTGATGTTTACGCTGCATTTGAATATCTTTTTCAAAATATCTCAAATTCACTGTATATTTCTCCAAACCCTTCAGGTAATTTCATTAATATTCGGTCAATAGATATTAATGAAAAAATTAATGAAGTTATGATTTACAATATATCAGGCCAAGTTCAAAAGCATTATAATAATATAACTAATTCAAGAATAAATATTTCAAAACTTAAACCGGGAATTTATTTATGTAAAGTTATAAGTACTAAACAAACTTCAGTATTGAAATTTGTAATAGCAAGATAA
- a CDS encoding nucleotidyltransferase family protein — protein sequence MKVMIFAAGLGTRLKPLTDNKPKALVELNGKPVLEHLILRLKKQGFNDLVINVHHFADQIESFLKKNNNFNANIEISDERKQLLETGGGLLKAKRFLESSEIFIIHNVDIFCDIDLNKLIEEHRKNDATATLVVQKRDSSRKLLFDETNALCQWKNYQTNETKEVRKANGKLQPWSFSGIHIINSSIFKFIIEKSKFSIIDLYLRLAEDHKISAFETKHNYWFDLGKPENILEAEKSLII from the coding sequence ATGAAAGTAATGATCTTTGCTGCAGGTTTGGGAACTCGCCTTAAGCCTTTAACTGATAATAAGCCTAAAGCTTTAGTAGAGTTGAACGGTAAGCCTGTATTGGAACATTTAATATTAAGACTAAAAAAACAAGGCTTCAATGATTTAGTTATTAATGTGCATCATTTTGCCGATCAAATTGAATCCTTTCTGAAAAAAAACAATAACTTCAATGCAAATATTGAAATATCTGATGAAAGAAAACAACTTCTTGAAACAGGCGGCGGTTTGCTGAAAGCTAAAAGATTTCTTGAAAGTTCGGAGATATTTATAATACATAATGTTGATATTTTTTGCGATATTGACCTGAATAAGCTTATCGAAGAACATCGAAAAAATGATGCAACAGCAACACTTGTTGTACAAAAAAGAGATTCTTCAAGAAAGTTGCTTTTTGATGAAACAAACGCACTTTGCCAATGGAAAAATTATCAAACAAATGAAACTAAAGAAGTAAGAAAAGCAAACGGGAAACTTCAACCATGGTCTTTCAGCGGAATTCATATTATCAATTCAAGTATTTTTAAATTCATAATTGAAAAAAGCAAATTCTCAATAATTGACTTATATTTGCGATTAGCTGAAGATCACAAAATTTCGGCATTTGAAACAAAACATAACTACTGGTTTGATCTTGGAAAACCGGAAAATATTTTAGAAGCTGAAAAAAGTTTAATAATTTAG
- a CDS encoding S8 family peptidase, with product MKYLTKIFTLVFLIFFFFTADAQISEKLSNVLIKNIDINKNNPEFTVWIFFTDKGSDLKSKINTAEDNLSKRSLQRRRKLIKKGPLTDYCDIPVEENYIKQVIPFINKLRHQSRWLNAISAEVSSENLEQIAELSIVKKIDIVRKGKYDKKDITKNRVISENFIKSIMYDFNYGSSLTQLEQINVPVVHDLGYSGNGVIICVLDAGFNNLEHQAFTSMNIANQWDFVNNDGNVDDEGDMGSGSHGTMTLSTIGGFYEGQLIGPAFGATYLLAKTENTDSETQVEEDNWVAGAEWADALGVDITSTSLGYIDFDDGTGYSPAELDGNTAIITIAADIAAGKGILVVNSAGNGGGGTTTIGAPADGDSVLAIGAVYSDGSRTFFSSVGPTGDGRIKPEVMAMGSDVYVADTYGNYYTTASGTSFSCPLTAGAAALLWEMVPNASNMDIFEALKMTANNADAPNNYYGWGIIDIYAAYEYLAQIYSYSVTFNVTDGTNPIENANVNFLSQDKLTNASGQAVFSNLASGNDIQYTVTKAGYDDYSETLSIVEQDITEDVILSFITDIDNLISENNTLLSPNPADNFIKIHSINKNDKINEVFIYNISGQVQRYITDMTNSEINISNLIPGIYICKIIGTKQTSVSKFIISR from the coding sequence ATGAAGTATCTGACAAAAATTTTCACATTAGTTTTTTTGATTTTTTTCTTTTTCACAGCTGATGCCCAAATATCTGAAAAATTATCAAATGTATTAATAAAGAATATTGATATAAACAAAAACAATCCGGAATTTACTGTATGGATATTCTTTACCGATAAAGGTTCTGATTTAAAATCAAAAATTAATACTGCTGAAGATAACTTGTCAAAAAGATCATTACAAAGAAGGCGAAAATTAATAAAAAAAGGACCTTTAACAGATTACTGCGACATCCCGGTTGAAGAAAACTATATTAAGCAAGTTATTCCTTTTATTAATAAATTAAGACATCAATCAAGATGGTTAAATGCAATATCAGCAGAAGTTTCAAGTGAAAATTTGGAACAAATTGCAGAATTGAGTATTGTCAAAAAAATTGACATTGTCAGGAAAGGGAAATATGATAAAAAGGACATTACAAAAAATAGAGTTATATCCGAAAATTTTATAAAGTCCATCATGTATGATTTTAATTACGGATCATCCCTCACACAACTGGAACAAATCAATGTTCCTGTTGTACATGACCTTGGATACAGCGGTAACGGAGTGATTATTTGTGTATTAGATGCAGGTTTTAATAATTTAGAGCATCAAGCATTCACAAGCATGAATATTGCCAATCAATGGGATTTTGTAAATAATGACGGAAATGTTGATGATGAAGGCGATATGGGAAGCGGAAGTCACGGCACCATGACATTAAGTACTATCGGCGGTTTTTATGAAGGACAATTAATCGGGCCTGCCTTTGGTGCAACATATTTATTGGCTAAAACTGAAAACACAGATTCAGAGACACAAGTTGAAGAAGATAACTGGGTAGCCGGAGCCGAATGGGCTGATGCGCTTGGTGTTGACATAACTTCAACATCATTAGGCTATATAGATTTTGATGATGGTACCGGATATTCTCCCGCCGAACTTGACGGAAATACTGCAATTATAACAATTGCAGCTGATATTGCAGCCGGCAAAGGTATTCTCGTTGTAAATTCTGCCGGTAACGGAGGCGGAGGAACAACAACAATTGGAGCTCCTGCTGACGGAGACAGCGTATTAGCAATAGGAGCAGTATATTCTGACGGCAGCAGAACTTTTTTCAGCTCAGTAGGACCTACAGGCGACGGTCGAATCAAACCCGAAGTTATGGCTATGGGATCAGATGTTTATGTAGCAGATACCTACGGAAATTATTATACAACTGCAAGCGGTACTTCATTTTCATGTCCTTTAACAGCCGGAGCTGCTGCTTTGCTGTGGGAGATGGTTCCTAATGCAAGCAATATGGATATATTTGAAGCACTTAAAATGACAGCAAACAATGCAGATGCTCCTAATAATTATTATGGTTGGGGTATCATTGATATTTATGCTGCATATGAATATCTTGCTCAAATCTATTCTTATTCAGTTACCTTTAATGTAACAGACGGCACAAATCCAATTGAAAATGCCAATGTTAACTTTCTTTCACAAGACAAATTAACAAATGCCTCCGGACAAGCCGTTTTTTCAAATCTTGCATCAGGAAATGATATTCAATATACAGTAACAAAAGCCGGATATGATGATTATTCGGAAACTTTATCCATAGTTGAACAGGATATAACAGAAGATGTAATTTTATCATTTATTACAGATATTGATAATTTAATATCAGAAAATAACACTTTATTATCTCCAAATCCGGCAGATAATTTTATTAAAATACATTCAATTAATAAAAATGATAAAATTAATGAAGTCTTTATTTACAATATTTCCGGACAAGTTCAAAGATATATTACTGATATGACCAATTCTGAAATAAATATATCAAACCTTATTCCCGGAATTTATATTTGTAAGATTATCGGCACAAAACAAACTTCTGTATCAAAATTTATAATCTCAAGATAA
- a CDS encoding response regulator, which yields MKVLIVEDDNASRFFLESLLESNGYTFRSAANGIEGLNIFDEYKPDLVLTDIQMPIMDGLELLEAIRDKKSDAIVIIITAFGTENYAIQALHLGANNYLKKPVSSQALLRLLKKYKAIITSKYSPDALPGYLINRNFQIEFRSEFNKIPKIVDKVIVESSLEIDDNIKVNIELGLVELITNAIEHGNLAIDYHEKQKALDEGTLDELYEDRVNNPKFRNRKIFVDFFTDNKIVRWTITDEGEGFDWNLLPNPTDQDHILELSGRGIFITRFLFDKVEFSGKGNVVTATKFLTENDSSD from the coding sequence ATGAAAGTTCTCATTGTAGAAGATGATAATGCCTCCAGATTTTTTTTAGAAAGTTTGTTAGAATCAAACGGTTATACTTTTCGATCCGCAGCAAACGGAATTGAAGGTTTAAACATTTTTGATGAATATAAACCGGACTTAGTATTAACAGATATTCAAATGCCGATAATGGACGGCCTTGAATTACTTGAAGCAATAAGAGATAAAAAATCAGATGCTATTGTTATAATAATAACTGCCTTCGGCACAGAGAATTATGCCATTCAGGCACTTCATCTCGGAGCCAACAATTATTTAAAGAAACCTGTATCAAGCCAAGCTCTTTTAAGATTATTAAAAAAATATAAAGCAATTATTACTTCTAAATATTCACCTGATGCTCTTCCCGGATACTTAATTAACAGAAATTTTCAAATTGAATTTAGAAGTGAATTTAATAAAATTCCAAAGATAGTTGACAAAGTTATTGTAGAATCTTCCCTCGAAATTGATGATAATATTAAAGTTAATATTGAATTAGGTCTTGTAGAACTTATTACAAATGCAATTGAACACGGAAATTTGGCAATTGACTATCATGAAAAGCAAAAAGCTTTAGATGAAGGTACTTTAGATGAATTGTATGAAGACAGAGTAAATAATCCTAAATTCAGAAACAGAAAAATTTTTGTTGATTTCTTTACTGATAATAAAATTGTTCGTTGGACAATTACTGACGAAGGAGAAGGCTTTGATTGGAACCTCCTTCCAAATCCTACCGATCAAGATCATATACTTGAATTAAGCGGAAGAGGTATTTTTATTACACGGTTTTTATTTGATAAAGTTGAATTTTCAGGAAAAGGAAATGTTGTAACAGCAACAAAATTTCTTACAGAAAATGATTCATCCGATTAA